In Papaver somniferum cultivar HN1 unplaced genomic scaffold, ASM357369v1 unplaced-scaffold_135, whole genome shotgun sequence, one DNA window encodes the following:
- the LOC113334015 gene encoding uncharacterized protein LOC113334015, whose product MVTPVTLTIDVWNCTTHELLSILPPVIEHCHPLGVGNGYLPMSCGFGLDSINNEYKFVFFVIMLRTKALKCLVYTFGIRSSWTEVSLPAYHYPTENHASRLATFASYGGGGGGALFWRTRDPQVILLFDLHEHKLENIRLPPERDEYRLFELKGFLGVAILEKKSLVGTSTTATLEKVHLEILKAYKHRQVWVKLETIDISSYSIPFTRNSLLVSISVQVLLYWTDTCKGFQLFNLHMQCLQVVKNLDASLFDQFSLRHWLTGLDHYWLHCEVENICSLKTLLPQRARRVPNFARLDLITKNGCQQMWFMTKPKTVLGGVFTSYYQSKSNEHYWFNAPNAILRRLDQSTSISSAESQFQYLSNCDLEHCISEISLFGYFMRIFPMQDTKSGIDFLYLDALKSDRGTTADDVPYIISSRKYTTLSFGQ is encoded by the exons ATGGTTACTCCAGTCACTCTAACTATTGATGTTTGGAATTGTACTACACATGAATTGTTAAGCATTCTCCCTCCAGTTATCGAACATTGTCATCCGCTTGGAGTAGGTAATGGGTATCTTCCGATGTCATGTGGATTTGGTCTGGATTCCATTAACAATGAGTATAAGTTTGTATTCTTTGTAATCATGCTCAGAACTAAGGCTTTGAAGTGTTTGGTTTATACATTTGGAATCAGATCTTCTTGGACAGAAGTTAGTCTCCCAGCTTACCACTATCCAACAGAAAATCATGCTAGTAGACTAGCTACATTCGCTTCttatggaggaggaggaggaggagcttTGTTTTGGAGAACCCGTGATCCTCAGGTGATTCTCTTGTTTGATCTTCACGAACACAAGTTAGAAAACATTCGGCTCCCCCCAGAACGCGACGAATATCGGTTGTTTGAGCTTAAAGGATTCTTAGGTGTTgccattctagaaaagaaatcacTAGTTGGAACTAGTACAACAGCTACTTTGGAAAAGGTCCACTTGGAAATATTGAAGGCTTACAAACACCGCCAAGTATGGGTCAAGCTAGAGACGATTGATATTTCGTCGTATTCAATTCCTTTTACACGGAATTCTCTTTTAGTGAGCATCTCCGTCCAGGTTTTACTATACTGGACAGATACCTGCAAAGGGTTTCAGTTGTTCAatctgcatatgcaatgtctccAGGTGGTTAAGAACCTCGATGCATCCTTATTTGACCAGTTCAGCTTACGCCATTGGCTTACAGGACTAGATCATTATTGGCTGCATTGTGAGGTCGAAAACATTTGCTCTTTGAAAACCTTGTTGCCCCAACGAGCCCGACGAGTACCTAATTTTGCGAGGTTGGATTTAATTACGAAGAACGGCTGTCAACAGATGTGGTTTATGACAAAACCCAAAACAGTACTTGGAGGAGTTTTCACTTCATATTACCAGTCTAAAAGCAACGAGCACTACTGGTTTAATG CTCCAAATGCCATCTTGAGACGCTTAGACCAATCGACTTCTATCTCTTCTGCCGAATCCCAATTCCAATATCTCTCTAATTGTGATCTGGAACACTGCATATCG GAGATTTCACTGTTTGGGTACTTTATGAGGATTTTTCCAATGCAGGATACTAAGAGTGGAATAGATTTTTTGT ACCTTGATGCCTTGAAATCTGACAGGGGGACAACAGCTGATGATGTCCCCTATATAATATCTTCAAGAAAAT ATACTACTCTCTCATTTGGTCAATGA